A genome region from Flavobacterium sp. includes the following:
- a CDS encoding succinate dehydrogenase/fumarate reductase iron-sulfur subunit — translation MKLTLKIWRQKNAQDKGGIVEYPIDGIEPDMSFLEMLDVLNEGLINKGEEPVAFDHDCREGICGMCSLFINGEAHGPDRGVTTCQLHMRMFKDGDTIFIEPFRAKAFPVIKDLVVDRSSFDRIQHAGGFISVNTSGNTIDANAIPIPKDDADKSFDAAACIGCGACVATCKNSSAMLFVSAKVSQYALLPQGKVEATDRVLNMVHQMDLEGFGNCTNTGACEIECPKGISLENIARMNREYLAASLKG, via the coding sequence ATGAAACTTACATTAAAAATATGGCGTCAAAAAAACGCTCAAGATAAAGGAGGGATTGTAGAATATCCTATCGATGGAATCGAACCAGACATGTCTTTCCTTGAAATGTTAGACGTTCTTAACGAAGGTTTAATCAACAAAGGAGAAGAGCCAGTAGCATTTGATCATGATTGTCGTGAAGGAATCTGCGGAATGTGTTCTTTATTCATCAACGGAGAAGCGCACGGACCAGACAGAGGTGTTACAACTTGTCAGTTACACATGCGTATGTTTAAAGATGGCGATACGATTTTTATTGAGCCATTTAGAGCAAAAGCTTTCCCTGTAATTAAAGACTTAGTTGTTGACAGAAGTTCTTTTGACAGAATCCAGCATGCTGGAGGATTTATCTCTGTAAACACTTCAGGAAACACAATTGACGCGAATGCTATTCCAATTCCAAAAGACGATGCAGATAAATCATTTGATGCTGCTGCATGTATCGGTTGTGGAGCTTGTGTTGCAACTTGTAAAAACTCTTCAGCAATGTTATTCGTTTCTGCAAAAGTTTCTCAGTATGCATTATTACCACAAGGTAAAGTAGAAGCAACTGACCGTGTATTAAACATGGTTCACCAAATGGATTTAGAAGGTTTCGGTAACTGTACAAATACAGGAGCTTGTGAAATCGAATGTCCAAAAGGGATTTCGCTTGAAAATATTGCACGTATGAACCGTGAATATTTAGCAGCGAGCTTGAAAGGTTAA
- a CDS encoding family 20 glycosylhydrolase, whose translation MQKSLFLFLIFCFSFGNAQNTSGNISIIPAPNFYKTNGDSIRISGKIKVVFDKNKYSAKELKTAQIFESAINSNISNKKSNIEVLFIAEKPSATSKKEGYKINISSKKITVTGSEEGLFYAVQSLLQLLPNQPKNQEIKLPCVSIEDQPRYDYRGLHLDVCRHFFSVDVIKDFIAQMSYYKLNNFHWHLTDDQGWRIEIKKYPKLTEVGSKRAQTLVGNKFERSPYFFDGNPYGGFYTQEEIKDVVKFAEDHYVNIIPEIEMPGHATAAVTAYPNLSCFPDRNYKVVESWGVFEDIFCAGKEETFTFLQNVLTEVMALFPSKYIHIGGDECPKARWKECPNCQKRIKDLGLKNEHELQSYLTTRIEKFLNANGRQILGWDEMLEGGLAPNAAVMSWRGESGGISAAKQKHFVIMNPEQVLYLDYNQGYSPQEPLTIGRLTTVEKIYNYNPTPIDSLTVEEQKYIMGVQSNLWSEYLTSPAKLNYMIYPRVFALSEIAWTEPQNKNYNSFILNQIPHHLEKLESQKRMYKVPIPFGSEETALIASKYILNLKPTIKNGQIFYTIDGYNPDETAELYTKPVTIHIPKGEFRIIKTVQISPSGRKSSISKILVRNPELKPALAVKPTKKGLKFDYFTGTLFQQVQDLELAKPVNSGIFEGKISSEKWKTKLERYIGLKFDGYIFIPETANYTISTLSDDGSKLFIDNELVVNNDGIHWLNEAYGVVKLEKGFHKLNISYFDQIGGTTLNCFIQQEGKEKQEISESQLFYE comes from the coding sequence ATGCAAAAAAGTTTATTTCTCTTTTTGATTTTCTGTTTTTCTTTCGGAAATGCACAAAATACTTCGGGCAATATTTCGATAATTCCTGCGCCAAATTTTTATAAAACAAATGGAGACAGTATTCGCATAAGCGGAAAAATTAAAGTTGTATTTGATAAAAATAAATACAGTGCAAAAGAATTGAAAACGGCGCAGATTTTTGAGTCGGCTATTAACTCCAATATATCAAATAAAAAAAGCAATATTGAAGTTTTATTTATTGCTGAAAAACCGTCTGCAACTTCAAAAAAAGAAGGGTATAAAATCAATATTTCTTCTAAAAAAATAACCGTTACCGGAAGTGAAGAAGGATTATTTTATGCGGTTCAGAGTTTATTGCAGCTTTTGCCCAATCAACCCAAAAATCAGGAAATAAAATTACCTTGTGTTTCAATAGAAGATCAGCCCAGATACGACTACCGCGGGCTTCACCTCGATGTTTGCCGTCATTTTTTCTCTGTTGATGTTATAAAAGATTTTATTGCACAAATGTCTTATTATAAATTAAATAATTTCCATTGGCATTTAACCGACGATCAGGGCTGGAGAATTGAGATAAAAAAGTATCCAAAATTGACCGAAGTTGGTTCGAAAAGAGCGCAGACTTTAGTAGGCAATAAATTTGAAAGATCTCCTTATTTTTTTGATGGAAATCCGTACGGTGGTTTTTATACTCAGGAAGAAATTAAAGACGTTGTAAAATTTGCCGAAGACCATTATGTAAATATTATTCCCGAAATCGAAATGCCGGGTCATGCAACTGCAGCCGTAACGGCTTATCCAAATTTATCTTGTTTTCCTGATCGAAATTATAAAGTGGTAGAATCATGGGGTGTTTTTGAAGATATTTTTTGCGCCGGAAAAGAAGAAACATTTACTTTTTTACAAAATGTTCTAACCGAAGTTATGGCTTTATTTCCAAGTAAATATATTCATATTGGCGGAGACGAATGTCCAAAAGCTAGATGGAAAGAATGTCCAAACTGCCAAAAACGCATTAAAGACTTAGGCTTAAAAAACGAACATGAATTACAAAGTTACTTAACAACCAGAATCGAAAAATTCCTAAACGCAAACGGAAGACAAATTCTGGGCTGGGATGAAATGCTCGAAGGCGGATTAGCGCCAAATGCAGCGGTAATGTCTTGGCGAGGTGAATCTGGCGGAATCAGCGCGGCGAAACAAAAGCATTTTGTAATCATGAACCCAGAGCAGGTTTTATATTTAGATTATAATCAGGGTTATTCTCCGCAAGAACCTTTAACAATTGGACGATTAACAACAGTTGAAAAAATCTATAATTATAATCCAACGCCCATAGACAGTTTAACAGTTGAAGAACAAAAATATATTATGGGCGTTCAGTCTAATCTTTGGTCGGAATATTTGACAAGTCCGGCGAAATTAAATTACATGATTTATCCGAGAGTTTTTGCCTTGTCAGAAATTGCGTGGACAGAACCTCAGAATAAAAATTACAATAGTTTTATTTTGAATCAGATTCCACATCATTTAGAAAAACTGGAATCTCAAAAAAGGATGTATAAAGTTCCAATTCCCTTTGGTTCAGAAGAAACAGCTTTAATTGCTTCAAAATATATTTTAAATTTAAAACCAACAATTAAAAACGGACAGATTTTCTACACAATTGATGGTTACAATCCAGATGAAACGGCTGAACTTTACACAAAACCTGTAACGATACATATTCCAAAAGGCGAATTCAGAATTATCAAAACCGTTCAAATTAGTCCGAGCGGCAGAAAAAGCTCGATCAGCAAAATATTGGTTAGAAATCCGGAATTGAAACCAGCTTTGGCAGTAAAGCCAACCAAAAAAGGTTTAAAGTTCGATTATTTTACGGGAACATTATTTCAGCAGGTTCAGGATTTGGAATTGGCAAAACCAGTTAATTCAGGCATTTTTGAAGGCAAAATAAGCAGTGAAAAATGGAAAACAAAATTAGAGCGTTATATCGGTTTAAAATTTGACGGATACATCTTTATCCCAGAAACAGCAAATTATACAATTTCGACGCTTTCAGACGACGGATCTAAGCTTTTTATAGATAATGAACTTGTTGTGAATAATGACGGCATTCATTGGCTTAATGAAGCTTATGGAGTTGTTAAACTCGAAAAAGGTTTTCATAAACTCAATATCAGTTATTTTGATCAAATTGGAGGTACTACTTTAAATTGTTTTATTCAGCAGGAAGGAAAAGAAAAACAGGAAATCAGCGAATCGCAGTTGTTTTATGAATAA
- a CDS encoding D-TA family PLP-dependent enzyme: MEENWWKIKSDILIDTPFLAVYEDRVRFNLERLIRSVNGDTQKLRPHIKTHKIGEVLELFKIYNIKKIKCATIAEAELAAIHEIPDILLAYQPIGIKKERWISLIQKYQDIYFSTIVDNLDSAKALNEIAKENNLKLNIYLDLNTGMNRTGFSISEDWTTLIDKIMKLKNLHFEGIHIYDGHLKGTVEERTKIASNSFSEIKKQTELIEQKLGYELKIVAGGSNTFPFYATQENVECSPGTFVFWDSNYQIHLPEQNFKPALVIVGTIISKPTNETLCIDIGYKAVSSENPIDKRLVILNDENLIPTGHSEEHLILENRGKNEYKIGDLVYALPYHVCPTCALYDSVQVVNKGHQICDEWKVAARSREITI; encoded by the coding sequence ATGGAAGAAAATTGGTGGAAAATTAAATCTGATATCTTAATTGATACGCCTTTTTTAGCCGTTTACGAAGATCGTGTCCGGTTTAATCTGGAGCGTCTTATTCGTTCTGTAAATGGCGATACTCAAAAATTAAGACCTCATATTAAAACACATAAAATTGGCGAAGTTCTGGAATTGTTCAAAATCTATAACATCAAAAAGATAAAATGCGCCACAATTGCCGAAGCTGAATTGGCAGCAATTCACGAAATTCCGGATATTCTTCTCGCCTATCAGCCAATTGGCATTAAAAAAGAAAGATGGATTTCGCTGATTCAAAAATATCAGGATATTTACTTTTCGACCATTGTTGACAATCTGGATTCGGCGAAAGCCTTAAATGAAATTGCTAAAGAAAACAATTTAAAATTGAATATTTATCTGGATTTAAATACCGGAATGAACAGAACCGGATTTTCGATTTCAGAAGATTGGACGACTTTAATTGATAAAATTATGAAGTTAAAAAATCTTCATTTTGAAGGAATCCATATTTACGACGGGCATTTAAAAGGAACTGTTGAAGAACGAACAAAAATTGCTTCAAACTCATTTTCTGAAATAAAAAAACAAACAGAATTAATTGAACAAAAATTAGGTTACGAATTAAAAATTGTTGCCGGAGGTTCAAATACTTTTCCGTTTTATGCCACGCAGGAAAATGTAGAATGCAGTCCGGGAACATTTGTTTTTTGGGATTCTAATTATCAGATTCATTTACCGGAACAAAATTTTAAACCTGCTTTAGTTATCGTTGGAACTATAATTTCAAAACCAACAAATGAAACACTTTGTATTGATATTGGCTACAAAGCTGTTTCATCTGAAAATCCAATTGATAAAAGATTAGTGATTTTAAATGATGAAAATCTAATTCCGACAGGACATTCTGAAGAACATTTGATTTTAGAAAATCGAGGGAAAAACGAGTATAAAATTGGCGATCTTGTTTATGCGCTTCCTTATCACGTCTGCCCTACCTGTGCACTTTATGACTCTGTTCAGGTGGTAAACAAAGGACATCAAATTTGTGATGAATGGAAAGTTGCTGCCCGAAGCAGAGAAATTACTATATAA
- a CDS encoding aldolase, which produces MYSILKTQGVLPLVTQINIQTAQIVLQSAADAGIKIIEFAARAEDSKEVFTQMISFRKENNLDVKIAVGSILSLAEAETYHQLGADCIVCPHTDPEIGAYCLKNNIYWIPGAATLNEILHANKLGAEVVKLFPADKIGGPGYVKAIRAPFPGLKIMPTGGVTLEESNLKSWFKSGVVCVGIGSNLFSKEMLLNLNYEQALQAFQNLIEVVEKSRN; this is translated from the coding sequence ATGTACAGCATTTTAAAAACGCAGGGCGTACTTCCGTTAGTAACCCAAATCAATATCCAAACAGCCCAAATCGTATTACAATCCGCGGCTGATGCTGGCATAAAAATTATCGAGTTTGCAGCTCGCGCAGAAGATTCAAAAGAGGTTTTTACGCAAATGATAAGCTTTCGAAAAGAAAATAATTTAGATGTAAAAATTGCTGTTGGTTCCATTTTAAGTTTGGCCGAAGCCGAAACCTACCATCAGTTAGGAGCAGATTGTATCGTTTGTCCGCATACTGATCCCGAAATTGGAGCTTACTGCCTTAAAAATAATATTTACTGGATTCCCGGGGCTGCTACGTTAAACGAAATATTACACGCCAATAAATTAGGTGCCGAAGTTGTAAAACTTTTTCCGGCTGATAAAATCGGTGGTCCCGGATATGTAAAAGCAATCAGAGCGCCTTTTCCAGGTTTAAAAATAATGCCAACCGGAGGCGTAACGCTCGAAGAAAGCAATTTAAAATCCTGGTTTAAATCTGGAGTTGTATGCGTGGGAATTGGTTCTAATTTATTTTCGAAAGAAATGCTTTTGAATTTAAATTATGAGCAGGCATTGCAGGCTTTTCAAAATTTAATTGAAGTGGTAGAAAAATCAAGAAACTAA
- a CDS encoding membrane dipeptidase produces MFIIDAHLDLSMNAMEWNRDLRNDVPTLRSLEKGMTDKPDRERATVSFPDLRKGNIGIVVATQIARFVKPGSIIPGWNSPEQAWAQTQGQLAWYKAMEEAGEITQITDKKSLLKQIDLWNDGTPNDKKPIGYILSLEGADSIIDISYLEKAYNYGLRAIGPAHYGPGRYANGTDATGKMNQNGIDLLKEMERLNIILDATHLCDDAFWQALDHYNGPVWASHNNCRSLVDHNRQYSDEMIKALISRGAVIGGALDAWMLVPNWQRGISMPLEMNCDLETVFKHMDHICQLAGNANHIGVGSDLDGAFGTEQSPYDLNTIADLQKLVLIFKNHGYSDEDLDKIFHQNWINFLIKNWD; encoded by the coding sequence ATGTTTATAATAGACGCCCATTTAGACCTGAGCATGAATGCGATGGAATGGAATCGTGATTTAAGAAATGATGTTCCCACGCTGCGCAGTTTAGAAAAAGGAATGACCGATAAACCCGATCGCGAACGTGCGACGGTTTCATTTCCTGATTTGAGAAAGGGAAATATCGGAATTGTTGTGGCAACTCAAATTGCAAGATTTGTAAAACCGGGCAGCATTATTCCGGGTTGGAATTCTCCTGAACAAGCCTGGGCACAAACACAAGGTCAGCTGGCGTGGTACAAAGCCATGGAAGAAGCCGGAGAAATAACGCAGATTACAGATAAAAAATCGCTTTTAAAACAAATTGATTTATGGAACGATGGAACGCCAAACGATAAAAAGCCGATTGGCTATATTTTAAGTTTAGAAGGCGCTGATTCTATAATTGATATTTCATATTTAGAAAAAGCATACAATTACGGATTACGAGCGATTGGCCCTGCTCATTACGGCCCCGGACGTTACGCAAATGGAACAGACGCAACGGGAAAAATGAATCAAAACGGAATTGATTTATTAAAAGAAATGGAACGTTTGAATATCATTTTGGACGCAACGCATTTATGCGATGATGCTTTTTGGCAGGCTTTAGATCATTATAACGGACCAGTTTGGGCAAGTCATAACAATTGCAGAAGTCTCGTTGATCATAATCGTCAATACAGCGATGAAATGATTAAAGCTTTAATTTCGAGAGGAGCTGTAATCGGAGGCGCTTTAGATGCGTGGATGTTAGTTCCGAATTGGCAGAGAGGTATTTCAATGCCTTTAGAAATGAATTGTGATTTAGAAACGGTTTTTAAACACATGGATCACATTTGTCAATTGGCCGGAAACGCGAATCACATTGGCGTAGGTTCAGATTTAGACGGTGCTTTTGGTACAGAACAATCTCCTTATGATTTAAATACCATAGCCGATTTACAAAAATTGGTTCTGATTTTTAAAAACCACGGCTATTCTGATGAAGATTTAGATAAAATCTTTCACCAAAACTGGATCAACTTTTTAATAAAGAATTGGGATTAA
- a CDS encoding fumarate reductase/succinate dehydrogenase flavoprotein subunit: MALDSKIPNGPIADKWTNYKDHINLVNPANKRNLDIIVVGTGLAGGSAAATLAELGYNVKAFCFQDSPRRAHSIAAQGGINAAKNYKGDGDSVYRLFYDTVKGGDYRAREANVHRLAEVSANIIDQCVAQGVPLAREYGGLLDNRSFGGTLVSRTFYAQGQTGQQLLLGAYSAMNRQIGRGKIKMYNRHEMLDIVIVNGKARGIIARNLITGEIERHSAHAVVIGSGGYGNVFFLSTNAMGSNATAAWKIHKKGAFFANPCYTQIHPTCIPVSGDHQSKLTLMSESLRNDGRIWVPKKLEDAQAIREGKKKAIDLSEDERDYFLERRYPAFGNLVPRDVASRAAKERCDAGFGVNKTGEAVYLDFAAAIERYGKEAAHVKGLNENDKALVTKLGTDIVKSKYGNLFQMYLKIVDEDPYVTPMMIYPAVHYTMGGTWVDYNLMTTIPGCFSIGESNFSDHGANRLGASALMQGLADGYFVLPYTIGDYLAPDIKMGPISTDLPEFVEAEKAVVDQINKFINNNGKHSVDYFHKKLGKIMWNKVGMARNAKGLTEAIEEIAALREEFYKDVKVPGSAYEFNQELEKATRVADFLELGELFAKDALHRNESCGGHFREEYQTEEGEALRDDENFAYVAAWEYKGKPSDAVLHKEPLNYENIKLVQRSYK; encoded by the coding sequence ATGGCATTAGATTCAAAAATTCCAAATGGTCCTATAGCGGACAAATGGACAAATTATAAAGATCATATTAATTTAGTAAACCCTGCTAACAAACGTAATCTTGATATTATTGTAGTTGGTACAGGTTTGGCTGGAGGTTCGGCTGCGGCTACTTTGGCTGAGTTAGGATATAACGTAAAAGCATTCTGCTTCCAAGATTCTCCACGTCGTGCACACTCTATCGCTGCACAAGGAGGTATCAACGCTGCAAAAAATTATAAAGGTGACGGTGACTCAGTTTACAGATTGTTCTATGATACTGTAAAAGGTGGTGACTACCGTGCACGTGAGGCAAACGTTCACCGTTTGGCTGAAGTTTCTGCTAACATTATTGACCAGTGTGTGGCTCAAGGGGTGCCATTGGCTCGTGAATATGGCGGACTTTTAGATAACCGTTCTTTTGGAGGAACTTTGGTTTCTCGTACATTTTACGCACAAGGACAAACTGGACAACAATTATTGCTAGGAGCTTATTCTGCAATGAACCGCCAGATTGGTCGTGGAAAAATCAAAATGTACAACCGTCACGAAATGCTTGACATTGTAATCGTGAACGGAAAAGCGAGAGGTATTATCGCTCGTAACTTAATCACTGGAGAAATAGAAAGACATTCTGCTCACGCGGTAGTAATTGGTTCTGGAGGATACGGAAACGTGTTTTTCCTTTCAACAAATGCTATGGGAAGTAACGCAACAGCAGCTTGGAAAATTCATAAAAAAGGAGCATTTTTCGCAAATCCTTGTTATACGCAAATTCACCCAACATGTATTCCGGTTTCAGGAGATCACCAGTCAAAACTGACTTTGATGTCAGAGTCTTTACGTAATGACGGTCGTATTTGGGTACCTAAAAAATTAGAAGATGCTCAGGCAATTCGTGAAGGAAAGAAAAAAGCAATTGATTTATCTGAAGACGAAAGAGATTATTTCTTAGAAAGAAGATATCCTGCTTTTGGTAACTTAGTGCCTCGTGACGTTGCGTCTCGTGCGGCTAAAGAAAGATGCGATGCTGGTTTTGGAGTTAACAAAACTGGAGAAGCGGTTTATTTAGATTTCGCTGCCGCTATCGAACGTTACGGAAAAGAAGCTGCTCACGTAAAAGGTTTGAATGAAAATGACAAAGCTTTAGTTACTAAATTAGGAACTGATATCGTAAAAAGTAAATACGGAAACTTATTCCAAATGTACTTGAAAATTGTTGACGAAGATCCTTATGTAACACCAATGATGATTTACCCTGCGGTTCACTATACAATGGGTGGAACTTGGGTTGATTATAACTTAATGACTACAATTCCTGGATGTTTCTCAATTGGAGAATCTAACTTCTCTGACCACGGAGCAAACAGACTTGGAGCTTCTGCTTTGATGCAAGGTTTAGCTGATGGATATTTCGTATTGCCTTATACTATCGGAGATTATTTAGCTCCGGATATTAAAATGGGACCAATTTCTACAGACTTACCAGAATTCGTTGAAGCTGAAAAAGCGGTTGTAGATCAAATCAACAAATTTATCAACAACAACGGTAAACATTCTGTAGATTATTTCCACAAAAAACTTGGAAAAATTATGTGGAATAAAGTAGGTATGGCTCGTAATGCTAAAGGTTTAACTGAGGCTATCGAAGAAATTGCTGCTTTACGTGAAGAGTTTTATAAAGATGTAAAAGTTCCTGGAAGCGCTTACGAATTTAATCAGGAATTAGAAAAAGCGACTCGTGTTGCCGATTTCTTAGAGTTAGGAGAATTGTTTGCGAAAGATGCTTTACACCGTAACGAATCTTGTGGAGGTCACTTCCGTGAGGAATATCAAACAGAAGAAGGAGAAGCACTTCGTGATGACGAAAACTTTGCATACGTTGCCGCTTGGGAATACAAAGGAAAACCAAGTGATGCCGTATTACACAAAGAACCTCTTAATTACGAAAACATTAAATTAGTTCAAAGAAGTTATAAATAA
- a CDS encoding DeoR/GlpR family DNA-binding transcription regulator, translating to MNNENEVVNYTKEERKNLILKEINLHTRVSFETLSAKLFVSEDTVRRDINELESESLLIKVKGGAMTKAYHHTSSNQTYAGESKQIIAQKTLGLLRDGMVLLIGGGTTIREFIRLIPNDLNLTIFTVTVLSAVELLDKPNVKIIMIGGSISSYSQMCVSGDVYNQLANIKVDLLILGTNALDIEGGFSDSDWETVQVKKAMIQASEKTAILTISEKLDTVLKMKIANLSEVDYVVTEVDPSDEKLQAYKKAVPSLVFI from the coding sequence ATGAATAATGAAAACGAAGTGGTTAATTACACTAAGGAAGAACGTAAAAATCTTATTTTAAAAGAGATTAACTTGCATACCCGTGTAAGTTTTGAAACCCTTTCGGCTAAATTATTTGTTTCAGAAGATACTGTAAGACGTGATATTAACGAGCTTGAGTCAGAATCTTTGTTGATTAAAGTAAAAGGCGGTGCGATGACAAAAGCGTATCACCATACTTCATCTAATCAAACTTATGCGGGTGAATCCAAACAAATTATTGCACAAAAAACGTTAGGACTTCTACGTGATGGAATGGTTTTACTAATCGGCGGCGGAACGACAATTCGCGAATTCATTCGTTTAATTCCTAATGATTTAAATCTGACTATTTTTACGGTTACTGTTTTATCTGCAGTTGAACTTTTAGATAAACCCAATGTAAAAATTATCATGATTGGCGGCAGCATTTCTTCGTACAGCCAAATGTGTGTGAGCGGCGATGTTTATAATCAGCTGGCTAATATTAAAGTTGATTTATTAATATTAGGAACCAATGCTCTTGATATCGAAGGCGGTTTCTCAGATTCTGACTGGGAAACAGTTCAGGTTAAAAAAGCAATGATTCAGGCTTCAGAAAAAACAGCGATTCTTACGATTTCTGAAAAACTGGATACGGTTTTAAAAATGAAAATTGCCAACTTATCTGAGGTTGATTACGTTGTAACGGAAGTTGATCCGAGCGACGAAAAATTACAAGCATATAAGAAAGCAGTTCCAAGTTTAGTTTTTATTTAA
- a CDS encoding succinate dehydrogenase cytochrome b subunit encodes MAQSALLNASILKKVAMALSGIFLITFLALHVSLNFISIISEDVFNEASHFMGYNPLIQYVMQPILAFGVIFHFVMGFVLTAQNSAARPIAYAKYNGAANASWSSRNMIISGLVILAFLGLHFYDFWFPEVSYKYIAGTAPDATRYYGELVHKFHDPIRTALYCVSFILLGFHLWHGFASSLQSVGMHNKYSRFLAKVGYWFAVVVPAAFVIIALFHHFNN; translated from the coding sequence ATGGCACAATCTGCACTATTGAATGCTTCCATCTTAAAGAAAGTAGCTATGGCTCTTTCGGGAATATTCTTAATCACGTTTTTAGCGCTGCATGTTTCCTTAAATTTCATTTCTATTATTAGTGAAGATGTTTTTAACGAAGCTTCTCACTTTATGGGATACAATCCGCTGATACAATATGTAATGCAGCCAATTTTGGCATTCGGAGTAATTTTTCACTTCGTAATGGGATTTGTATTGACTGCTCAAAACAGCGCTGCAAGGCCAATTGCTTATGCAAAATACAACGGAGCGGCAAATGCTTCTTGGAGTTCTAGAAATATGATTATTTCTGGATTGGTTATTTTGGCTTTCTTAGGATTGCACTTTTATGATTTCTGGTTTCCTGAAGTTAGCTATAAATATATAGCAGGTACAGCGCCAGATGCTACAAGGTATTATGGAGAGTTAGTTCACAAATTTCATGACCCAATCCGTACAGCATTGTACTGTGTGTCTTTCATCCTTTTAGGATTTCACTTATGGCACGGGTTCGCATCTTCTCTTCAATCAGTAGGGATGCACAACAAATACTCTAGATTTTTAGCGAAAGTAGGTTACTGGTTTGCAGTTGTAGTTCCGGCAGCTTTCGTAATTATCGCTTTATTTCATCATTTCAATAATTAA